The proteins below are encoded in one region of Pseudomonas entomophila L48:
- a CDS encoding ABC transporter permease — MPHTLQRRWYLPVFLTAALVLLPLSVLLISWQSIDTQIWSHLLDTQMGRLLGNTLTLVVGVGVGVTVLGVSLAWLTSLCEFPGRRWLDWALMLPFAIPAYVLAFVFVGLLDFAGPVQTALREVFGPMRLPRVRSTGGVITVLVLVFYPYVYLLARTAFLAQGKGLMEAARVLGLSPLQAFWRVALPMARPAIGAGIALALMETLADFGAVSVFNFDTFTTAIYKTWYGFFSLSSAAQLASLLLLAVILVLYGERRARGASRSGNERPRGQALYHLRGVKAFAASAWCLLVFACAFVIPLLQLLAWFWQRGRHDLDERYFGLVVHTLYLGGMAALITVSVAMLLAFARRQAPTTGIRAGVGLANLGYALPGSVLAVSIMLAFSYLDNQLVIPLSQWLGGAGKPLLLGSLSALLLAYLVRFIAVAYGPLESSLERIRPSLPEASRSLGVGGPGLFFKVYLPLLVPGALSAALLVFVDVLKEMPATLLMRPFGWDTLAVRVFEMTSEGEWARASLPALTLVLVGLLPVIGLIRRSAHRPGHRR; from the coding sequence TTGCCCCATACCCTCCAACGCCGCTGGTACCTCCCGGTCTTCCTCACTGCCGCCCTGGTCCTGCTGCCGCTGAGCGTCCTGCTGATCTCATGGCAGTCGATCGACACGCAGATCTGGTCGCACCTGCTCGACACCCAGATGGGCCGCCTGCTGGGCAACACCCTCACCCTGGTGGTCGGCGTTGGTGTCGGCGTGACGGTGCTGGGGGTGAGCCTGGCCTGGCTCACCAGCCTTTGTGAATTCCCGGGCCGGCGTTGGCTCGACTGGGCGTTGATGCTCCCATTCGCCATCCCAGCCTATGTGCTGGCATTCGTCTTCGTCGGCCTGCTGGATTTCGCCGGCCCCGTGCAGACGGCGCTGCGCGAAGTGTTCGGGCCCATGCGCCTGCCGCGGGTGCGTTCCACCGGTGGGGTGATCACGGTGCTGGTGCTGGTGTTCTACCCCTACGTTTACCTGCTGGCGCGCACCGCGTTCCTGGCCCAGGGCAAGGGCCTGATGGAAGCGGCGCGGGTGCTTGGGCTGTCCCCCCTGCAAGCGTTCTGGCGCGTCGCCCTGCCCATGGCGCGCCCAGCTATCGGTGCGGGTATCGCCCTGGCGCTGATGGAAACCTTGGCCGATTTCGGCGCGGTGTCGGTGTTCAATTTCGACACCTTCACCACGGCGATCTACAAGACCTGGTACGGCTTCTTCAGCCTGTCCAGCGCGGCGCAGCTGGCGAGCTTGCTGTTGCTGGCGGTCATCCTGGTGTTGTACGGCGAGCGCCGCGCCCGCGGTGCCAGCCGCAGTGGCAATGAACGGCCACGGGGGCAGGCGCTGTATCACCTGCGCGGCGTCAAGGCGTTCGCCGCCAGCGCCTGGTGCCTGCTGGTGTTCGCCTGCGCCTTCGTCATCCCACTGCTGCAACTGCTGGCGTGGTTCTGGCAGCGAGGTCGGCACGACCTGGACGAACGCTATTTCGGGCTGGTCGTGCACACCCTGTATCTGGGGGGCATGGCCGCGTTGATCACGGTCAGCGTGGCGATGCTGCTGGCCTTCGCCCGTCGCCAGGCGCCCACCACGGGGATCCGTGCCGGGGTCGGGCTGGCCAACCTGGGCTATGCGTTGCCAGGCTCGGTGCTGGCCGTGTCGATCATGCTGGCGTTCAGCTACCTGGACAACCAGTTGGTGATACCGTTGTCGCAGTGGCTGGGCGGGGCGGGCAAGCCGCTGTTGCTGGGCAGCCTGTCGGCGCTTCTGTTGGCCTACCTGGTGCGCTTCATCGCCGTTGCCTACGGGCCGCTGGAAAGCAGCCTGGAGCGCATCCGGCCCTCCTTGCCGGAGGCATCGCGCAGCCTCGGCGTTGGCGGGCCAGGATTGTTTTTCAAGGTGTATCTGCCGTTGCTGGTGCCCGGAGCCCTGAGCGCCGCGTTGCTGGTGTTCGTCGATGTGCTCAAGGAAATGCCAGCCACCTTGCTGATGCGCCCGTTCGGCTGGGACACCCTGGCCGTGCGCGTGTTCGAGATGACCAGCGAGGGTGAATGGGCGCGGGCTTCGCTGCCGGCGCTGACCCTGGTGCTGGTCGGTTTGCTGCCGGTGATCGGCCTGATCCGTCGCTCGGCCCATCGTCCGGGGCATCGGCGATAA
- a CDS encoding extracellular solute-binding protein, with protein sequence MLSRKPLLAALALTLFGGTAQAADEVVVYSSRIDELIKPVFDAYTAKTGVKIKFITDKEAPLMQRIKAEGENGVADLLLTVDAGNLWQAEQMGILQPIKSDIIDKNIPAQYRASSHDWTGLSLRARTIAYSTERVKPSELSTYEALADKNWEGRLCLRTAKKVYNQSLTATLIENHGEAATEKLVKDWVNNLSTDVFSDDTALLQAIAAGQCDVGIVNTYYYGRLHKEKPNLPVKLFWPNQGDRGVHVNLSGIGLTKHAPHPEAAKKLVEWMTGEEAQKLFADINQEFPANPKVKPSEEVAAWGSFKADSIPVEVAGKRQAEAIRLMDRAGWN encoded by the coding sequence ATGTTATCCCGCAAGCCCCTACTGGCCGCCCTGGCCCTCACGTTGTTCGGTGGCACCGCCCAGGCAGCGGATGAAGTGGTGGTGTACTCCTCGCGCATCGACGAACTGATCAAGCCGGTATTCGACGCCTACACCGCCAAGACCGGGGTGAAGATCAAGTTCATCACCGACAAGGAAGCCCCGCTGATGCAGCGCATCAAGGCCGAGGGCGAGAACGGCGTGGCCGACCTGCTGCTCACCGTCGATGCCGGCAACCTCTGGCAGGCCGAGCAGATGGGCATCCTGCAGCCGATCAAGTCGGACATCATCGACAAGAACATTCCTGCACAGTACCGCGCCTCGTCCCACGACTGGACCGGCCTGAGCTTGCGCGCGCGGACCATCGCCTACTCCACCGAGCGGGTCAAACCGTCCGAGTTGAGCACCTACGAAGCCTTGGCCGACAAGAACTGGGAAGGCCGCCTGTGCCTGCGCACGGCGAAGAAGGTCTACAACCAGTCGCTGACCGCCACCCTGATCGAGAACCACGGTGAGGCCGCGACCGAGAAGCTGGTCAAGGACTGGGTCAACAACCTGTCCACCGATGTGTTCTCCGACGACACCGCCTTGCTCCAGGCCATCGCCGCCGGCCAGTGCGACGTGGGTATCGTCAACACCTACTACTACGGCCGCCTGCACAAGGAGAAGCCGAACCTGCCGGTGAAGCTGTTCTGGCCCAACCAGGGCGACCGTGGCGTGCACGTCAACCTGTCGGGTATTGGCCTGACCAAACATGCGCCACACCCGGAAGCGGCGAAGAAGCTGGTCGAGTGGATGACAGGTGAAGAGGCACAGAAGCTGTTTGCCGACATCAACCAGGAATTCCCGGCCAACCCGAAGGTGAAACCGTCGGAAGAGGTAGCAGCATGGGGTAGCTTCAAGGCCGACAGCATTCCGGTCGAGGTCGCCGGCAAGCGCCAGGCCGAGGCGATTCGCTTGATGGACCGGGCTGGCTGGAACTGA
- a CDS encoding 2-octaprenyl-3-methyl-6-methoxy-1,4-benzoquinol hydroxylase, with amino-acid sequence MRADLLIVGAGMVGSALALALRHSGLEVLLLDGGPLSVKPFDSDAAFEPRVSALSAASQRILERVGAWEGIARRRVSPYSHMRVWDGSGTGEIHFSAASVHAQVLGHIVENRVVQDGLLERLHDSDVGLLPNARLEQLRRSGDEWLLTLADGRQLRSPLVIAADGANSAVRRLAGCETREWDYLHHAIVTSVRCSEAHRATAWQRFTDEGPLAFLPLDRDGRQDWCSIVWSTTPEQAEQAMAMDDEAFCKALERAFEGRLGEVLQADPRVCVPLRQRHAKRYVEEGLALIGDAAHTIHPLAGQGVNLGFLDAAVLAEELVRACERGERLADVKVLSRFERRRMPHNLALMAAMEGFERLFQANPLPLRWLRNSGLKLVEQMPEAKALFVRQALGLSGDLPELARA; translated from the coding sequence ATGCGCGCGGATCTGTTGATTGTCGGTGCCGGTATGGTCGGCAGCGCACTGGCCCTGGCCTTGCGCCACAGCGGCCTGGAAGTCCTTCTGCTCGACGGCGGCCCGCTGTCGGTCAAGCCCTTCGACAGCGACGCGGCGTTCGAGCCGCGGGTCAGCGCGTTGTCGGCGGCCAGCCAGCGCATTCTCGAGCGTGTGGGGGCCTGGGAGGGCATCGCTCGGCGGCGCGTATCGCCGTATTCGCACATGCGCGTCTGGGATGGCAGCGGTACTGGCGAGATTCACTTCTCGGCGGCCAGCGTGCATGCCCAGGTGCTGGGCCATATCGTCGAGAACCGCGTGGTCCAGGACGGCCTGCTGGAGCGCCTGCACGACAGTGATGTCGGCCTGCTGCCCAACGCTCGTCTTGAGCAGTTGCGCCGTTCCGGCGACGAATGGCTGCTGACCTTGGCCGATGGCCGCCAGTTGCGCTCGCCGCTGGTGATCGCCGCCGACGGTGCCAACTCGGCGGTGCGGCGCCTGGCGGGTTGCGAGACCCGTGAGTGGGATTACCTGCACCACGCCATCGTCACCAGCGTGCGCTGCAGCGAGGCTCACCGGGCCACGGCCTGGCAGCGTTTCACCGACGAGGGGCCGCTGGCCTTCCTGCCGCTCGATCGTGACGGCCGGCAGGACTGGTGCTCGATCGTCTGGTCGACCACGCCGGAGCAGGCCGAGCAGGCCATGGCGATGGATGACGAGGCGTTCTGCAAGGCGCTGGAACGGGCCTTCGAGGGCCGCCTGGGCGAGGTGTTGCAGGCCGACCCGCGGGTCTGCGTGCCGCTGCGTCAGCGTCACGCCAAGCGCTACGTGGAGGAAGGGTTGGCGCTGATCGGCGACGCGGCCCATACCATCCACCCGCTGGCGGGGCAGGGGGTCAACCTGGGCTTCCTCGATGCCGCGGTGCTGGCCGAGGAGCTGGTGCGGGCCTGCGAGCGCGGCGAGCGCCTGGCCGATGTGAAGGTGCTGAGCCGTTTCGAGCGCCGTCGGATGCCGCACAACCTGGCATTGATGGCGGCGATGGAAGGTTTCGAGCGGTTGTTCCAGGCCAATCCGCTGCCGCTGCGCTGGTTGCGTAACAGCGGGTTGAAGCTGGTGGAGCAGATGCCCGAGGCCAAGGCGTTGTTCGTGCGCCAGGCGCTGGGGTTGTCCGGGGATCTGCCGGAACTGGCGCGGGCGTGA
- a CDS encoding DUF4442 domain-containing protein: MSDSRKLARRARMLRWLLNLYPPYLGAGIHIQEISPDMRRVKVRMKLTRWNRNYVGTQFGGSLYSMVDPFYMLLLIEQLGREYIVWDKAASIDFISPGKGPVYAELHVDDALLDDIRQQTASGKKYLPRLQVEIRDGVGELVARVDKTLYVRLKPQARQA, translated from the coding sequence ATGAGCGACTCCCGCAAGCTCGCCCGCCGGGCCCGCATGCTGCGTTGGCTGCTGAACCTCTACCCGCCTTACCTCGGTGCCGGCATCCACATCCAGGAAATCAGCCCGGACATGCGCCGCGTCAAGGTGCGCATGAAGCTGACGCGGTGGAATCGCAACTACGTCGGCACCCAGTTCGGCGGCAGCCTGTATTCGATGGTCGACCCGTTCTACATGCTGCTGCTGATCGAGCAGCTGGGGCGCGAGTACATCGTCTGGGACAAGGCCGCCAGCATCGATTTCATCTCGCCGGGCAAGGGCCCGGTGTATGCCGAACTGCACGTCGATGACGCGCTGCTGGACGACATCCGCCAGCAGACCGCCAGCGGCAAGAAATACCTGCCCCGGTTGCAGGTGGAGATCCGCGATGGCGTCGGCGAGCTGGTGGCGCGGGTCGACAAAACCCTATATGTGCGGCTCAAGCCGCAAGCGAGGCAGGCGTAA
- the ubiH gene encoding 2-octaprenyl-6-methoxyphenyl hydroxylase translates to MNRVNLAIIGGGLVGASLALTLQAAAKARGWKILLIEPFAPGDSFQPSYDARSSALSYGTRQIYEQLGLWQAISRRAEPILQIQVSDRGRFGATRLDAGEEGVPALGYVVENAWLGQCLWQAIDSEVVSWRCPAEVKAMQAIAGGYRLQLDDDTSLECDLAVLADGGRSGLREQLGIHVRRTPYDQSALIANITPGEAHGGQAFERFTEQGPMALLPLSENRCALVWTRQGMDARRLAELDERSFLRELQDAFGYRLGALRQVGARHLYPLALVEAEEQVRPHLVVLGNAAHSLHPIAGQGFNLSLRDVQALADALLAGPQQPGDLATLQVYQKRQRLDQAMTIGFSDQVTRLFGSNQPLMAAGRNIGLLGLDLLPPAKSWFARQAMGLGTRPDPRGQA, encoded by the coding sequence ATGAACCGGGTCAATCTGGCGATCATCGGTGGCGGCCTGGTCGGCGCCAGCCTGGCGTTGACCCTGCAGGCCGCGGCCAAGGCGCGTGGCTGGAAGATCCTGCTGATCGAGCCGTTCGCCCCGGGCGACAGCTTCCAGCCCAGCTACGACGCGCGTTCTTCGGCGCTGTCCTACGGCACCCGGCAGATCTATGAGCAACTGGGGCTGTGGCAGGCCATCAGCCGTCGTGCCGAACCGATCCTGCAGATCCAGGTCTCCGACCGTGGCCGCTTTGGTGCCACGCGCCTGGATGCCGGCGAGGAGGGCGTGCCGGCGCTCGGCTATGTGGTGGAGAACGCCTGGCTCGGGCAGTGCCTGTGGCAGGCCATCGACAGCGAGGTGGTCAGTTGGCGTTGCCCGGCCGAAGTGAAGGCCATGCAGGCAATCGCCGGTGGCTATCGGCTGCAACTGGACGACGACACCTCGCTTGAGTGCGACCTGGCGGTGCTGGCCGATGGTGGGCGCTCGGGCCTGCGCGAGCAGTTGGGCATTCATGTGCGGCGCACGCCCTATGACCAGAGCGCGCTGATCGCCAACATCACTCCGGGCGAGGCCCATGGCGGCCAAGCCTTCGAACGCTTCACCGAGCAGGGTCCGATGGCGCTGTTGCCATTGTCCGAGAACCGTTGCGCGCTGGTCTGGACGCGCCAGGGGATGGACGCCAGGCGCCTGGCCGAACTCGATGAGCGCAGTTTCCTGCGCGAGCTGCAGGACGCCTTCGGCTATCGCCTGGGCGCGCTGCGCCAGGTGGGCGCCCGCCATCTGTATCCGCTGGCGCTGGTCGAGGCCGAGGAGCAGGTGCGCCCGCACCTGGTGGTGCTGGGCAACGCCGCCCACAGCCTGCACCCGATTGCCGGCCAGGGTTTCAATCTGTCGCTGCGCGATGTGCAGGCGCTGGCCGATGCATTGTTGGCCGGCCCGCAGCAACCTGGCGACCTGGCCACGCTGCAGGTCTACCAGAAGCGCCAGCGCCTCGACCAGGCGATGACCATCGGCTTCTCCGACCAGGTCACTCGCCTGTTCGGCAGCAACCAGCCTTTGATGGCGGCTGGGCGCAATATCGGCCTGCTCGGCCTCGACTTGCTGCCCCCCGCGAAAAGCTGGTTCGCCCGCCAGGCCATGGGCCTGGGGACACGCCCCGACCCGCGAGGCCAGGCATGA
- the pepP gene encoding Xaa-Pro aminopeptidase gives MSHIPKAEYARRRKALMAQMVPNSIAILPAAAVAIRNRDVEHVYRQDSDFQYLSGFPEPEAVIALIPGREHGEYVLFCRERNPEREQWDGLRAGQEGAMRDFGADDAFPITDIDEILPGLIEGRERVYSAMGSNAEFDRRLMDWINVIRSKARLGAQPPNEFVALDHLLHDMRLYKSAAEVKVMREAAAISARAHVRAMQACRAGLHEYSLEAELDYEFRKGGAKMPAYGSIVAAGRNSCILHYQQNDAPLKDGDLVLIDAGCEIDCYASDITRTFPVSGRFSPEQKAIYELVLKAQEAAFEVIAPGKHWNHAHEATVRVITEGLVELGLLKGEVQALIDSEAHRAFYMHRAGHWLGMDVHDVGEYKVGGQWRVLEPGMALTVEPGIYIAADNQNVAKKWRGIGVRIEDDVVVTRQGCEILTSGVPKTVPEIEALMLGAREDAA, from the coding sequence ATGAGCCACATACCCAAGGCGGAGTACGCCCGTCGGCGCAAGGCGCTGATGGCGCAGATGGTCCCCAACAGCATCGCCATCCTGCCGGCCGCCGCGGTTGCCATCCGCAACCGTGACGTCGAGCACGTCTATCGCCAGGACAGCGATTTCCAGTACCTCAGCGGCTTCCCCGAGCCCGAGGCGGTGATCGCGCTGATCCCTGGCCGCGAGCACGGTGAGTACGTGCTGTTCTGCCGCGAGCGCAACCCTGAGCGCGAGCAATGGGACGGCCTGCGTGCCGGCCAGGAAGGCGCGATGCGCGACTTCGGTGCCGACGACGCCTTCCCCATCACCGACATCGACGAGATCCTGCCCGGCCTGATCGAAGGCCGCGAGCGGGTGTACAGCGCCATGGGCAGCAATGCCGAGTTCGACCGGCGGCTGATGGACTGGATCAACGTGATCCGTTCGAAGGCCCGCCTGGGTGCCCAGCCGCCGAACGAGTTCGTTGCCCTGGATCATCTGCTGCACGACATGCGCCTGTATAAATCGGCGGCGGAAGTGAAGGTGATGCGCGAGGCCGCGGCAATCTCCGCCCGCGCCCACGTCCGGGCCATGCAGGCGTGCCGTGCGGGGTTGCACGAATACAGCCTGGAAGCCGAGCTCGACTACGAGTTCCGCAAGGGCGGGGCGAAGATGCCGGCGTACGGCTCGATCGTCGCGGCCGGGCGCAACAGCTGCATCCTGCATTACCAGCAGAACGACGCACCGCTCAAGGACGGTGACCTGGTACTGATCGACGCCGGCTGCGAGATCGACTGCTACGCCAGCGACATCACCCGCACCTTCCCGGTCAGCGGGCGCTTCTCGCCGGAGCAGAAGGCCATCTACGAGCTGGTGCTCAAGGCCCAGGAAGCCGCGTTCGAGGTGATCGCCCCGGGCAAGCACTGGAACCACGCCCACGAGGCGACCGTGCGGGTGATCACCGAAGGGCTGGTGGAACTGGGCCTGCTCAAGGGCGAGGTACAGGCGCTGATCGACAGCGAAGCCCATCGCGCTTTCTACATGCACCGTGCCGGGCACTGGCTGGGCATGGACGTGCACGACGTGGGCGAATACAAGGTCGGTGGCCAGTGGCGGGTGCTTGAACCGGGCATGGCGCTGACCGTCGAACCCGGCATCTACATTGCCGCCGACAACCAGAACGTCGCGAAAAAATGGCGCGGCATCGGCGTAAGGATCGAGGACGACGTGGTAGTCACCAGGCAAGGTTGTGAAATCCTTACTTCAGGCGTACCCAAGACTGTCCCGGAGATCGAGGCGTTGATGCTCGGTGCCCGCGAGGACGCCGCATGA
- a CDS encoding YecA family protein, translating to MPNTQSPYIAFAMLLSSNGHPVTPAELHGLLIGRSCAGAGFDADAWLADAAQLLETEPGDTVRNALVGLQEMVKAELTGEDVAIVLLLPSDDAALADRAAALGQWCQGFITGFGLNAGGKDLSTDAKEVLQDLVAISQVQEALEESEDGENDYMEVMEYLRVAPLLLYTELAKPEAPATKPSLH from the coding sequence ATGCCCAATACCCAATCGCCCTACATCGCCTTCGCCATGTTGCTTTCGAGCAATGGCCACCCTGTCACTCCCGCCGAGCTGCATGGCCTGCTGATCGGCCGCAGCTGCGCCGGCGCCGGCTTCGATGCCGACGCCTGGCTGGCCGATGCGGCCCAGCTGCTCGAGACCGAGCCTGGTGACACCGTTCGCAACGCCCTGGTCGGCCTGCAAGAGATGGTCAAGGCCGAACTGACCGGCGAGGACGTCGCCATCGTCCTGCTGCTGCCGTCCGATGATGCCGCGCTGGCCGACCGCGCCGCCGCGCTGGGCCAGTGGTGCCAGGGCTTCATTACCGGTTTCGGCTTGAACGCCGGCGGCAAGGACTTGTCCACCGACGCGAAGGAAGTGCTCCAGGACCTGGTGGCCATTTCGCAGGTCCAGGAAGCGCTGGAAGAATCCGAGGACGGCGAAAACGACTACATGGAAGTCATGGAATACCTGCGTGTAGCGCCGCTGCTGCTCTACACGGAGCTGGCGAAACCGGAAGCGCCCGCCACCAAGCCATCGCTGCACTGA
- a CDS encoding TIGR02449 family protein, translated as MQENDLQALMSRFELLIERVEQLKRQNALLLAQERSWREERAHLIEKNEIAKRKIESMILRLKALEQDS; from the coding sequence ATGCAAGAGAACGACCTGCAAGCGCTGATGAGCCGGTTCGAGCTGCTGATCGAGCGCGTCGAGCAACTAAAACGGCAAAATGCACTCCTACTAGCTCAGGAACGATCCTGGCGCGAGGAGCGCGCCCACCTCATCGAAAAGAACGAGATCGCCAAACGCAAGATCGAATCGATGATCCTGCGCCTCAAGGCCCTGGAGCAAGACTCATGA
- a CDS encoding cell division protein ZapA, whose amino-acid sequence MSSSNSVTVQILDKEYSIICPPEERNNLVGAARYLDGKMREIRSSGKVIGADRIAVMAALNITHELLHRQERPEVASGGTTREQVRDLLERVDQALTDDPVSKND is encoded by the coding sequence ATGAGTTCAAGCAATAGCGTCACCGTGCAGATCCTCGACAAGGAATACTCGATCATCTGCCCGCCCGAGGAGCGCAACAACCTGGTCGGTGCCGCGCGTTATCTCGATGGCAAGATGCGCGAGATCCGCAGCAGCGGCAAGGTGATCGGCGCCGACCGCATCGCCGTGATGGCCGCGCTCAACATCACCCACGAGCTGCTGCACCGCCAGGAACGCCCGGAAGTCGCCAGCGGCGGCACCACCCGCGAGCAGGTGCGCGACCTGCTGGAACGGGTCGACCAGGCACTCACCGACGATCCGGTTAGCAAAAACGATTGA
- a CDS encoding 5-formyltetrahydrofolate cyclo-ligase — MTDIAPLTRPQLRRLLRNARRALTTSQQRQAAIGLYRQLAQDPLFRRARHIALYLPNDGEIDPRLLLREAHKRGKRVYLPVLHAWPRTRMVFQRFEPGEKLRPNRFRIAEPVIERKRQRPVWALDLVLLPLVGFDEVGGRLGMGGGFYDRSLAYQARRKAWKKPVLLGLAHECQKVERLAQASWDVPLRGTVSDRGRYLAPK; from the coding sequence ATGACCGACATCGCGCCGCTCACCCGCCCCCAACTGCGCCGCCTGCTGCGCAACGCCCGCCGCGCACTGACAACATCCCAGCAACGCCAGGCTGCAATCGGCCTGTACCGCCAGTTGGCGCAGGACCCGCTGTTCCGTCGCGCCCGGCATATCGCCCTGTACCTGCCCAACGACGGCGAGATCGACCCGCGCCTGCTGCTGCGCGAAGCCCACAAGCGCGGCAAACGGGTGTATCTGCCCGTGCTGCACGCCTGGCCACGCACGCGTATGGTGTTCCAGCGCTTCGAGCCGGGTGAAAAACTGCGCCCCAACCGCTTCCGCATCGCGGAGCCGGTGATCGAGCGCAAGCGTCAACGACCGGTCTGGGCGCTGGATCTTGTCCTGCTGCCGTTGGTCGGGTTCGATGAAGTGGGCGGTCGCCTGGGCATGGGCGGCGGCTTCTACGACCGCAGCCTGGCCTACCAAGCGCGGCGCAAGGCCTGGAAAAAACCAGTGCTGCTGGGGCTGGCACACGAATGCCAGAAGGTGGAGCGGCTGGCCCAGGCGAGCTGGGATGTACCGTTGCGCGGGACGGTCTCGGACCGTGGCAGGTACCTGGCGCCGAAGTGA
- a CDS encoding EVE domain-containing protein: protein MAYWLMKSEPDELSIEALARLGEARWDGVRNYQARNFLRAMSVGDEFLFYHSRCPQPGVAGIARITAAAYPDPTALDPESHYFDAKASTEKNPWSAVDVAHVQTFRRVLGLGLLKQQAALEALPLVQKGTRLSVMPVTPDQWAAILALN, encoded by the coding sequence ATGGCCTATTGGCTGATGAAATCCGAGCCCGACGAGCTGTCGATCGAGGCCTTGGCACGCCTGGGCGAAGCCCGCTGGGACGGTGTGCGCAACTACCAGGCGCGCAATTTTCTGCGGGCCATGAGCGTAGGTGACGAGTTCCTGTTCTACCACTCCAGATGCCCGCAACCGGGCGTCGCCGGTATCGCCCGGATCACCGCCGCCGCTTATCCGGACCCCACGGCGCTGGACCCTGAAAGCCACTACTTCGACGCCAAGGCCAGCACCGAGAAGAACCCGTGGAGCGCGGTGGACGTGGCCCATGTACAGACCTTCCGCCGGGTGCTCGGCCTGGGCCTGCTCAAGCAGCAGGCCGCCTTGGAGGCATTGCCCCTGGTGCAGAAAGGCACCCGCCTGTCGGTGATGCCCGTGACACCCGATCAGTGGGCGGCAATCCTCGCACTGAACTGA
- a CDS encoding HlyD family secretion protein, whose amino-acid sequence MNRIAPRLFAGALIALLLAAGGLGYWKSLHDRLPEGLSMGNGRLESTEVQIASKVPGRLAEVLVDEGDKVSRGQLLARIDTRTMEAQRAQAEAEVLRANENYAAAQASVQLRQSELLLASQELKRVREIYQRKFASQQLLDQQQARYDTANAAVVAARAQLAAIKAAIGAAEAQVAQLTSEIDDSSLRAPIDGIIQLRLAEPGEVLGAGGRVLMLIDPSDQYMNLYLPAATTGRLTVGDQARIVLDALPEKALPAKVAFVAAKAQFTPKQVETRDERQKLVFRVKLRLSEPSAVPQAKPGMPGAGYVRTADVDWPANLQ is encoded by the coding sequence ATGAACCGAATCGCCCCCAGACTCTTCGCTGGCGCCTTGATCGCCCTGCTATTGGCGGCAGGTGGGCTGGGTTACTGGAAATCCCTCCACGACCGCCTGCCTGAAGGCCTGAGCATGGGCAACGGCCGCCTAGAGTCCACCGAAGTGCAGATCGCCAGCAAGGTCCCCGGCCGCCTGGCCGAGGTGCTGGTGGACGAAGGCGACAAAGTCAGCCGTGGCCAACTGCTCGCACGCATCGACACCCGCACGATGGAAGCCCAACGCGCCCAGGCCGAGGCCGAAGTGCTGCGCGCCAACGAGAACTACGCCGCCGCCCAGGCCAGCGTGCAACTGCGCCAGAGCGAGCTGCTGCTGGCCAGCCAGGAGCTCAAGCGGGTGCGCGAAATCTACCAGCGCAAGTTCGCCAGCCAGCAGTTGCTGGACCAGCAGCAAGCCCGCTACGACACCGCCAACGCCGCCGTGGTCGCCGCCCGGGCGCAACTGGCGGCGATCAAGGCCGCCATCGGCGCCGCCGAGGCCCAGGTGGCGCAACTCACCAGCGAGATCGACGACAGCAGCCTGCGCGCCCCCATCGACGGCATCATCCAGCTGCGCCTGGCCGAGCCCGGCGAAGTGCTCGGTGCTGGCGGCCGGGTGTTGATGCTGATCGACCCCAGCGACCAGTACATGAACCTCTACTTGCCCGCCGCCACCACCGGGCGGCTGACGGTTGGCGATCAGGCACGGATCGTCCTCGACGCCCTGCCGGAAAAGGCCTTGCCGGCCAAGGTAGCGTTCGTTGCGGCGAAGGCGCAGTTCACCCCGAAACAGGTGGAGACCCGCGACGAACGGCAGAAGCTGGTGTTCCGGGTGAAACTGCGCCTGAGTGAACCCAGCGCCGTGCCCCAGGCCAAGCCCGGCATGCCCGGCGCTGGTTACGTGCGCACCGCCGACGTGGACTGGCCGGCCAACCTGCAATGA